The proteins below are encoded in one region of Geomonas ferrireducens:
- a CDS encoding type II secretion system protein, whose amino-acid sequence MRKTLADNRGLSLIELVVTMVILTLLASLILPSAQLASKRTKELELRRSLREMRTAIDEYKKNHEKVQSEQKTLPGVEGLTTHYPKTLHLLVEGDDFGGLVKEKKKFLRRIPKDPFYTGDGDDDTVWGLRSSQDPPDSTNWGKEDVFDVYSKSDGVAIDGTKYKEW is encoded by the coding sequence ATGCGGAAAACCCTGGCAGACAATCGAGGACTTAGCCTGATCGAGCTGGTGGTGACCATGGTCATCCTCACCTTACTCGCTTCGCTGATTCTCCCTTCGGCGCAGTTGGCCTCGAAGAGGACGAAGGAGCTTGAGCTGAGGAGGAGCCTGCGCGAGATGAGGACCGCCATCGACGAGTACAAAAAGAACCACGAAAAAGTGCAGTCGGAGCAAAAGACCCTGCCTGGTGTGGAGGGGTTGACGACTCACTACCCCAAGACGCTGCATCTGCTGGTTGAAGGCGACGATTTCGGCGGGCTGGTCAAGGAGAAGAAGAAGTTCCTCCGCCGCATTCCCAAGGACCCTTTCTATACTGGCGACGGGGATGACGATACCGTGTGGGGGCTGCGCTCCTCCCAAGACCCGCCCGACAGTACCAACTGGGGTAAGGAAGACGTCTTCGATGTGTACTCCAAAAGCGACGGGGTCGCGATAGACGGCACGAAATACAAGGAGTGGTGA
- a CDS encoding type II secretion system protein, with protein MLKRILNTKRGFTLIELMIVVTIVGILAAMAAPNYQWGIIKAREAVLREDLYNFRTTIDQYYADQGKYPESLQELVDNKNKYLREIPKDPFTKSKETWVVSAPPATETTDGAATGGVYDVHSGSTLIGSDGVPYNEW; from the coding sequence ATGTTGAAGAGGATACTCAATACAAAACGGGGCTTCACGCTCATAGAGCTGATGATCGTCGTCACCATCGTCGGCATCCTTGCGGCTATGGCGGCTCCCAACTACCAGTGGGGCATCATCAAGGCGCGTGAGGCCGTGTTGAGGGAGGATCTCTACAACTTCCGCACCACCATCGACCAATACTACGCTGACCAGGGGAAATACCCGGAATCGTTGCAGGAACTGGTGGACAACAAGAACAAGTATCTGCGGGAGATCCCCAAGGACCCCTTCACCAAATCTAAAGAGACCTGGGTGGTGAGTGCCCCCCCTGCGACGGAGACCACCGACGGCGCCGCAACGGGAGGCGTCTACGACGTGCACAGCGGCTCCACGCTGATCGGCAGCGACGGCGTCCCGTACAACGAGTGGTAG
- the ftsE gene encoding cell division ATP-binding protein FtsE, translating into MIQMHNVFMSYQPESSALADINLKIPKGDFVFLTGQSGAGKSTLLKLVYADLTPTRGQVLIDGVNLTRLSRSQIPMLRRSIGVVFQDYKLLPNRTVLENVAITLEVLGWGKRDIGKKVFHILKRMGLEDKVNATPLRLSGGEQQRVALARALVNDPKILVADEPTGNLDDENKEAILSIFKEANNRGTTVVVATHDRRVIENSHRTVIRLDKGRIVEVPDVQG; encoded by the coding sequence ATGATACAGATGCATAACGTTTTCATGTCGTACCAGCCGGAATCGAGCGCGCTGGCCGATATCAACCTCAAAATCCCCAAAGGGGATTTTGTTTTTTTGACCGGGCAGTCCGGAGCTGGCAAATCCACGCTCTTGAAGCTGGTCTACGCCGACCTCACCCCCACCCGGGGGCAGGTGCTCATCGACGGGGTCAACCTGACCAGGCTCTCGCGGTCGCAGATCCCCATGCTGCGCCGCTCCATAGGGGTGGTCTTCCAGGACTACAAACTCCTTCCGAACCGCACCGTACTCGAGAACGTGGCGATCACGCTCGAGGTGCTCGGGTGGGGCAAACGCGACATCGGCAAGAAGGTCTTCCACATACTCAAACGCATGGGGCTAGAGGACAAGGTGAACGCGACGCCGCTCAGGCTCTCCGGGGGCGAGCAGCAGCGCGTAGCCCTCGCGCGCGCCCTGGTGAACGACCCGAAGATCCTCGTGGCTGACGAGCCTACCGGTAACCTCGACGACGAGAACAAGGAAGCGATCCTCTCGATCTTCAAGGAGGCCAACAACCGTGGGACCACGGTGGTCGTGGCGACCCACGACAGGCGCGTCATCGAGAACTCCCATCGCACGGTGATCCGGCTGGACAAGGGGCGGATCGTGGAGGTGCCCGATGTCCAAGGGTAA
- the ftsX gene encoding permease-like cell division protein FtsX, with translation MSKGNKGAVRPKLEQEGFFGRFSYFSSRAVANLRQNVFVSAVTVGTIALALLIASLFLLVYVNLDGMAQGWSDKVQVTAYFDQEPAPLVVAALKGRVQALPGTAKVIFVSQAEAEKRLRSRLKGQESLLEGITQEVLPASLEIRLDREHRDNDSVAAYVRKLKQIQGINEVQYGEEWVQRFNSFMNLFRLMGGLLGAFLTITVLFIVSNTIKLTIYARKDELELLGLVGATRFFIKAPFLIEGVLQGAAGAVISLLALLACYYTFLKNAGDFLGINPASAGLSFLPATHLAGIVAGGVLLGFIGSATSLKRFINV, from the coding sequence ATGTCCAAGGGTAACAAGGGGGCGGTGCGCCCGAAGCTCGAACAGGAAGGGTTCTTCGGCAGGTTTTCCTACTTCTCCAGCCGCGCGGTGGCGAATCTCAGGCAAAACGTCTTCGTAAGTGCGGTGACCGTCGGGACCATCGCCCTTGCGCTTCTCATCGCCTCGCTATTTCTCCTGGTGTATGTGAACCTGGATGGGATGGCGCAGGGGTGGAGCGACAAGGTGCAGGTGACCGCCTACTTCGATCAGGAACCCGCGCCGCTTGTCGTGGCCGCGCTGAAGGGGAGGGTGCAGGCACTCCCCGGCACCGCGAAGGTGATCTTCGTGAGCCAGGCCGAGGCGGAAAAACGGCTCAGAAGCCGCCTGAAGGGGCAGGAATCGCTCCTCGAAGGGATCACCCAGGAGGTGCTCCCGGCATCGCTCGAGATCCGCCTCGACCGTGAGCACCGTGACAACGATTCGGTTGCCGCCTACGTCAGGAAACTGAAGCAGATCCAAGGAATCAATGAGGTGCAGTATGGCGAGGAGTGGGTGCAGCGCTTCAACTCCTTCATGAACCTCTTCCGGCTCATGGGGGGGCTGCTCGGCGCCTTCTTGACCATCACCGTGCTCTTCATCGTCTCCAACACGATAAAGCTCACCATCTACGCGAGGAAGGACGAACTGGAGCTTTTGGGCCTTGTGGGAGCGACCCGCTTCTTCATCAAGGCCCCCTTCCTGATCGAGGGGGTGCTGCAGGGGGCCGCCGGCGCGGTGATATCGCTTCTGGCGCTGCTTGCCTGCTACTACACGTTCCTGAAGAACGCCGGTGATTTCCTCGGCATCAACCCGGCCTCGGCCGGACTCTCCTTCCTCCCCGCCACGCACCTGGCCGGCATCGTCGCCGGCGGGGTCCTGCTCGGCTTTATAGGAAGCGCCACCTCGCTCAAAAGGTTCATCAACGTCTAG
- a CDS encoding murein hydrolase activator EnvC family protein, translating into MRLLTAINLLMLVLALPLLSYAGAKEDLQDIKKQIKEKNRLITKTQKVETKVSGELVQIQKSLAEKQSTLVALGRDLAVVEKGVDRTLQDIEKERQEAERKKAQINRRVAALYKGGDTGNLRVFFSSESFPQMSENLRYMRSILQNDKKLFQQYNDNVQRLNKLKQQLEQDAARKEGIRRSMEAKKREIEQEKSRKATYLVKVRQDKQGYLTSLQELQANAARLQSMIRKLEAKSRKAYSAKGRSKGSEGKQPGVTAKATPVPGRGLGAQKGKLSLPVRGNIVDRFGRHKHPDFDSFTVSNGISIQAPAGSAIHAIDDGEVIFANYFKGYGNMIIVDHGEGFFSLYAHASSIAKRVGAKVTRNEVLASVGDVDSTKGPMLYFEIRYQGKPVDPSPWFR; encoded by the coding sequence ATGCGCCTACTAACTGCCATAAACCTGCTCATGCTGGTTCTCGCTCTGCCGCTTTTAAGCTACGCCGGCGCGAAGGAGGACCTGCAGGACATCAAGAAGCAGATCAAGGAGAAGAACCGCCTCATCACGAAGACCCAGAAGGTGGAGACCAAGGTCTCGGGTGAGCTGGTGCAGATCCAGAAGTCCCTCGCCGAGAAGCAGTCGACCCTCGTGGCGCTCGGGCGTGACCTGGCCGTGGTCGAGAAGGGGGTGGACCGCACCCTCCAGGACATCGAGAAGGAGCGTCAGGAGGCGGAGCGCAAGAAGGCCCAGATCAACCGCCGTGTCGCCGCCCTCTACAAGGGGGGGGACACCGGGAACCTGCGTGTCTTCTTCTCCTCGGAATCCTTTCCGCAGATGAGCGAAAACCTGCGCTACATGCGGAGCATCCTGCAAAACGACAAGAAGCTCTTCCAGCAGTACAACGACAACGTACAGCGGCTGAACAAGCTTAAACAGCAGCTGGAGCAGGATGCGGCGCGTAAGGAAGGGATCCGCCGCTCCATGGAAGCGAAAAAGCGCGAGATCGAGCAGGAAAAGAGCCGCAAGGCAACCTACCTCGTCAAGGTGCGGCAGGACAAGCAGGGGTATCTCACCTCGCTGCAGGAGCTGCAGGCCAATGCGGCGCGCCTGCAGAGCATGATCCGGAAGCTTGAAGCCAAAAGTAGAAAAGCGTATAGTGCCAAAGGTCGTTCCAAGGGTAGCGAGGGGAAACAGCCCGGGGTGACCGCCAAGGCGACGCCCGTCCCCGGTCGCGGTCTCGGGGCGCAGAAGGGGAAACTGTCATTGCCGGTAAGAGGCAACATCGTGGACCGCTTCGGCAGGCACAAGCACCCCGACTTTGACTCATTCACGGTCAGCAACGGGATTTCCATCCAAGCCCCAGCCGGCAGTGCCATTCATGCCATCGACGACGGCGAGGTGATTTTCGCGAACTATTTCAAAGGGTATGGTAATATGATCATCGTCGATCATGGAGAGGGCTTCTTCAGTCTCTACGCACACGCCTCATCGATCGCGAAGAGAGTCGGCGCCAAGGTCACGAGAAACGAGGTACTTGCGAGTGTGGGTGATGTCGATTCGACGAAGGGACCCATGCTTTATTTCGAGATCCGCTACCAGGGAAAACCGGTTGACCCGTCCCCCTGGTTCAGATAA
- a CDS encoding S41 family peptidase: protein MFKGSKFKKTTLFVTTVALLTLVIAFGVQRRCAAQGGGNDYQSIELFTDVLAIVKKSYVEEVDTKKLVYGAINGMLSSLDPHSSFMPPETYKEMKIDTKGAFGGLGIEITVKEGILTVISPIEDTPAFKAGIKAGDQILKIDDKYTKDLTITDAVKRMRGVKGTKVTLTIMREGFDKTKEFVLERDIIQVKSVKYKVLDDGYGYVRISQFQEKTDDDLEKALQALQADKKVLKGLVLDLRNDPGGLLDQAVRVCEHFVPEGKLIVYTEGREKDSQMRFTSRKSHKQGEYPIVVLINSGSASASEIVAGCLQDHKRAVIMGTQSFGKGSVQTIIPLSDNSGLRLTTARYYTPSGRSIQAKGITPDIVAERVEIASTGEKREGMHIREKDLENHFESDKKDDQDEKTAKPAPYKTDEMIKSDSQVLRALDLLKGWEILKTMGKLPS from the coding sequence ATGTTCAAGGGCAGCAAATTCAAGAAGACAACCCTGTTTGTCACTACCGTTGCACTGCTGACGCTGGTCATCGCGTTCGGCGTACAGCGCAGATGTGCCGCCCAAGGGGGCGGAAACGATTATCAGTCCATCGAACTGTTCACCGACGTCCTCGCCATCGTGAAGAAGAGCTACGTCGAGGAAGTAGACACCAAGAAGCTCGTCTACGGTGCCATCAACGGCATGCTGAGCTCGCTCGATCCGCACAGTTCCTTCATGCCTCCCGAGACGTACAAGGAGATGAAGATCGACACCAAGGGCGCCTTCGGCGGTCTGGGGATCGAGATCACCGTGAAGGAAGGCATCCTCACCGTCATCTCCCCGATCGAGGACACCCCCGCCTTCAAGGCCGGGATCAAGGCGGGCGACCAGATCCTCAAGATCGACGACAAGTACACGAAGGACCTGACGATTACCGACGCGGTGAAGAGGATGCGCGGCGTTAAGGGGACCAAGGTCACCCTCACCATAATGCGGGAAGGGTTCGACAAGACGAAGGAGTTCGTCCTCGAGCGCGACATCATCCAGGTGAAGAGCGTCAAGTACAAGGTGCTCGACGACGGTTACGGCTACGTCAGGATCTCCCAGTTCCAGGAGAAGACCGACGACGACCTCGAGAAGGCGCTGCAGGCGCTGCAGGCCGACAAGAAGGTGCTGAAGGGACTCGTGCTCGACCTGAGAAACGACCCAGGCGGGCTCCTGGACCAGGCGGTCCGTGTCTGCGAGCACTTCGTACCGGAAGGGAAGCTCATCGTCTATACCGAGGGGCGCGAGAAGGATTCCCAGATGCGCTTCACCTCCAGGAAGAGCCACAAGCAGGGCGAGTACCCGATCGTGGTGCTGATCAACAGCGGCTCGGCCAGCGCTTCCGAGATCGTGGCGGGCTGCCTGCAGGACCACAAGCGTGCCGTCATCATGGGGACCCAGAGCTTCGGCAAGGGTAGCGTGCAGACCATCATCCCGCTCTCCGACAACTCGGGCTTGAGACTTACCACCGCGCGCTACTACACCCCGAGCGGCCGCTCCATCCAGGCCAAAGGGATCACCCCGGACATCGTCGCCGAACGCGTCGAGATCGCCTCCACCGGCGAAAAGCGCGAAGGGATGCACATCCGCGAGAAGGACCTCGAGAACCACTTCGAGAGCGACAAGAAGGACGACCAGGACGAGAAGACGGCGAAGCCCGCCCCCTATAAGACCGACGAGATGATCAAGAGCGACTCCCAGGTGCTGCGTGCCCTCGACCTCTTGAAGGGGTGGGAGATCCTCAAGACCATGGGAAAACTCCCTTCCTAG
- a CDS encoding cohesin domain-containing protein, protein MMIQTLSRVLLFLSLTLLPVPALALPILSISSPGADGVFVLYGAQMSGVAGLDVTVSFDAATLSNPRVTMGSLVSGMMSAANAGTPTIRMAIVGTKELSGSGVIATIAFDRTGSSPGSITLLTASLIDAAGKKVAMASPIVTNPPLPSTSDSASGDGQTGGSSGNSGGSGGSGGSGGTGTGTGTGTGTTGTGTTGETSGSGVGTPKTGGYVGGTLTMPGQDTTGQETTTGPITSGDDYSSAQESQRRVRTKKGQPDNVEPQLEPRPSDERGGASTANGKPAQVVEPVKIESVLAKFKDFKGERTPANLTALFAPTQQTQYTQVPAVVLADGKATATLHVYINVGDATPRFSFADCSYVSYGRIEKGWEIQARPDRDAVSASIAVLYNGQRQEFPLVVAPAVRLAKKGQKKVTEADFQRFLADRGTDSAPHFDLNKDGKRDYVDDYIYTANYLVQTDQVK, encoded by the coding sequence ATGATGATACAGACTCTCTCGCGTGTGCTTCTTTTTCTTTCACTCACCCTCCTTCCCGTTCCAGCTCTAGCCTTGCCGATCCTCTCCATCTCATCGCCCGGGGCTGACGGTGTCTTCGTGCTCTACGGCGCACAGATGTCCGGCGTCGCCGGTCTCGACGTGACGGTAAGTTTCGACGCTGCGACACTCAGCAACCCTCGGGTGACCATGGGAAGCCTCGTTTCCGGGATGATGAGTGCGGCGAACGCGGGTACTCCGACCATCCGCATGGCCATCGTCGGCACCAAAGAGCTGAGCGGCAGTGGTGTCATCGCCACCATCGCCTTCGATCGTACCGGGAGTTCTCCCGGAAGCATCACCCTGCTTACCGCGAGCCTCATCGATGCCGCGGGGAAGAAGGTCGCCATGGCCTCACCCATAGTCACCAATCCCCCACTGCCGTCGACGTCGGACAGTGCAAGCGGCGACGGCCAGACCGGAGGGAGCTCCGGGAATAGCGGTGGAAGCGGAGGAAGCGGAGGAAGCGGAGGAACCGGGACCGGGACAGGAACAGGAACGGGGACAACAGGGACAGGGACCACAGGAGAAACGTCCGGCTCGGGCGTGGGCACGCCCAAAACGGGTGGATACGTCGGTGGTACGCTCACCATGCCGGGGCAGGATACGACAGGCCAGGAGACCACGACGGGGCCAATCACCTCTGGAGACGATTACTCCTCCGCGCAGGAGTCGCAGAGGCGGGTACGGACCAAGAAGGGACAGCCGGACAACGTTGAACCTCAGCTCGAGCCACGGCCTTCGGACGAGCGCGGGGGGGCATCGACCGCCAACGGGAAGCCGGCCCAAGTCGTGGAACCGGTCAAGATCGAAAGCGTGCTGGCCAAATTCAAGGATTTCAAAGGGGAACGCACCCCGGCCAACCTGACGGCGCTCTTCGCTCCGACGCAACAGACGCAGTACACCCAGGTCCCGGCGGTGGTGCTGGCGGACGGCAAGGCGACGGCCACGCTGCATGTTTATATCAACGTGGGCGACGCGACCCCCAGGTTCAGTTTCGCCGACTGCAGCTATGTTTCCTACGGCCGCATCGAGAAGGGGTGGGAGATCCAGGCCCGCCCCGACCGCGACGCGGTGAGCGCAAGCATCGCGGTGCTCTACAACGGTCAGAGACAGGAATTCCCGCTGGTGGTGGCCCCTGCGGTTCGGCTTGCCAAGAAAGGTCAGAAAAAGGTCACCGAAGCAGACTTCCAGCGCTTCCTCGCTGATCGCGGCACCGATTCTGCACCGCACTTCGACTTGAACAAGGACGGCAAACGAGACTACGTCGATGATTACATCTACACGGCGAACTACCTGGTGCAGACAGATCAGGTCAAATAA
- the gabD gene encoding NADP-dependent succinate-semialdehyde dehydrogenase, with protein MLNLKDGSLFQQLCFINGAWTAADSGETIDVTNPATGEKLGTIPKMGAAETRRAIEAAQAALPAWRARTAQERSVIIRRWSELMLEHQEDLAVLMTAEQGKPIAEARGETVYAASFLEWFSEEGKRIYGDVIPSHQSDKRIVVLKEPIGVCAAITPWNFPSAMITRKAGPALAAGCTMVVKPATATPYSALAVAELARRAGVPDGVFSVVTGSAAGIGGEMTANPLVRKLTFTGSTEIGKKLMADCAGTVKKVSMELGGNAPFIVFDDADLDAAVEGALISKYRNTGQTCVCTNRFLVQDGIYDRFSEKLAAEVAAMKVGDGLKGETQQGPLIDMAAVEKVEEHIGDALAKGARVVTGGKRHALGGSFFEPTVLADVSPDMLVAREETFGPVAPLFRFKTEEEAIRLANDTEFGLAAYFYSRDIARVWRVAEAVEYGIVGINTGLISTAVAPFGGVKESGVGREGSKYGIEDFLEVKYLCIGGIR; from the coding sequence ATGTTGAACCTAAAAGACGGCAGTCTTTTTCAGCAACTCTGCTTCATCAACGGTGCCTGGACTGCGGCCGACAGCGGTGAGACCATCGACGTAACCAACCCGGCAACGGGAGAGAAGCTCGGCACCATACCGAAAATGGGAGCGGCCGAGACACGCCGCGCCATAGAAGCGGCGCAAGCCGCACTCCCCGCGTGGCGCGCGAGGACGGCCCAGGAGCGCTCCGTCATCATAAGGCGCTGGTCCGAGCTGATGCTGGAGCACCAGGAGGATCTGGCGGTACTGATGACCGCCGAGCAGGGCAAGCCGATTGCCGAGGCCCGCGGCGAGACAGTCTACGCCGCCTCCTTCCTCGAGTGGTTCTCCGAAGAGGGGAAAAGGATTTACGGCGACGTCATCCCCTCGCACCAAAGCGACAAGCGTATCGTCGTCCTCAAGGAGCCGATCGGGGTCTGCGCCGCGATAACCCCGTGGAACTTCCCTTCCGCCATGATCACCCGCAAAGCCGGGCCCGCGCTTGCCGCCGGCTGCACCATGGTCGTTAAGCCTGCGACGGCGACACCTTACTCGGCCCTCGCTGTAGCCGAACTCGCGCGGCGTGCCGGCGTGCCGGACGGGGTCTTCTCCGTCGTCACCGGTTCGGCGGCGGGTATCGGGGGCGAGATGACCGCGAACCCGCTGGTCAGAAAGCTCACCTTCACCGGGTCGACCGAGATCGGTAAGAAGCTGATGGCCGACTGCGCGGGGACGGTGAAGAAGGTCTCCATGGAACTGGGCGGCAACGCCCCCTTCATCGTCTTCGATGACGCCGATCTCGACGCCGCGGTGGAAGGAGCACTCATCTCCAAGTACCGCAACACCGGCCAGACCTGCGTCTGCACCAACCGCTTCCTTGTGCAGGACGGCATCTACGACCGGTTCTCCGAGAAACTCGCCGCCGAGGTTGCCGCGATGAAGGTGGGCGACGGCCTGAAGGGAGAAACCCAGCAGGGGCCGCTCATCGACATGGCTGCGGTGGAGAAGGTGGAGGAGCATATCGGCGACGCCCTCGCCAAGGGGGCGCGCGTGGTGACCGGCGGCAAACGCCACGCCCTTGGCGGCTCCTTCTTCGAACCGACCGTGCTCGCCGACGTCTCACCGGATATGCTGGTCGCGCGGGAAGAGACCTTCGGGCCGGTGGCCCCGCTGTTCCGGTTCAAGACCGAGGAGGAGGCGATCCGTCTTGCCAACGACACCGAGTTCGGCCTCGCCGCTTACTTCTACAGCCGTGATATCGCGCGGGTGTGGCGGGTGGCGGAGGCGGTCGAGTACGGCATCGTCGGCATCAACACCGGCCTCATCTCCACCGCCGTGGCTCCCTTTGGCGGGGTGAAGGAGTCCGGTGTCGGTCGCGAAGGATCCAAGTACGGCATCGAGGACTTCCTCGAGGTCAAGTATCTCTGCATCGGCGGGATAAGATAG
- the fdhD gene encoding formate dehydrogenase accessory sulfurtransferase FdhD, with protein MTEVLQYNDGKVLRGEIDVVREFPLVLRVNDRELVTLVASPHDLRFLVAGFLRLQGFVASADDFLVLSVCNDYGIANVRIKGELPHELKPVLTSGCGTGVTFSLPQGRQASTPRGGIAVGAVFELMRQLAQTSDRYKSHGGLHSAAIGDVEGRLLLHAEDLGRHNTIDRLAGEALLKRISLEGTILATSGRVSTEMAAKAAQLGIAVVVSRTSPTDMAVRICDESSITLIGYLRGAKLTAYTHSEYILFS; from the coding sequence ATGACCGAGGTGCTTCAATACAACGACGGGAAGGTGCTGCGCGGCGAGATCGATGTCGTGCGGGAGTTCCCCCTGGTTCTCAGGGTGAACGACCGGGAATTGGTTACCCTGGTTGCGTCTCCGCACGACCTGCGCTTCCTGGTGGCCGGCTTCCTGAGGCTCCAGGGGTTCGTCGCTTCGGCCGATGATTTTCTGGTCCTGAGCGTTTGCAACGACTACGGCATCGCCAACGTCCGTATAAAGGGGGAGCTCCCCCATGAACTGAAGCCGGTGCTCACCTCGGGGTGCGGCACCGGCGTTACTTTTTCCCTGCCGCAGGGCAGGCAGGCTTCAACCCCGCGCGGCGGTATCGCGGTCGGTGCCGTCTTCGAGCTGATGAGGCAGCTCGCCCAGACCTCGGACCGGTACAAAAGCCATGGCGGCCTCCACTCCGCCGCCATCGGGGACGTGGAAGGAAGGCTCCTTCTGCACGCCGAAGACCTCGGCAGGCACAACACTATCGACCGCCTGGCGGGGGAGGCTTTGCTTAAAAGGATTTCTCTCGAAGGCACCATCCTCGCCACCTCAGGCCGCGTCTCGACAGAGATGGCCGCGAAGGCGGCGCAACTCGGTATCGCGGTCGTCGTATCCCGTACCTCGCCCACCGACATGGCGGTGCGCATCTGCGACGAAAGCAGCATTACGCTGATCGGCTACCTGCGCGGCGCCAAACTCACCGCATATACCCATTCCGAATATATTTTATTTTCTTAA